A section of the Trichomycterus rosablanca isolate fTriRos1 chromosome 6, fTriRos1.hap1, whole genome shotgun sequence genome encodes:
- the frs3 gene encoding fibroblast growth factor receptor substrate 2 produces the protein MGSCWSCLYRDAIQDNHPTKFKVTNVDDEGNELGSGTMELTQTELILHTRKRDAIRWPYLCLRRYGYDSNLFSFESGRRCQTGQGIFAFKCSRAEEIFNLLQELMQCNSINVVEEPMIMTRPGHTPEMEMPRTPQTPNTPGFPVQGFPNGYPGYPISAESSQPSLNDDHRHSLMGIDDQTHTYVNTVSMESELSSRLCMRPLPEVRPPPFTESSTTPGQPSVHCCSADSHKDPQLFLQPGAQEVKFMLGPTPAQRHLMERDRDRHVAHPLRAPAGSSETEGEEAPPLHMCNPHSYHHYHHHMHRHSGMESCPSSQLTYENINGLRGPRRQRLSPSSASQSQSVGSSSSSSTTGETHPHAHPHSLPLSHTHASSLPPQGYGGGHRRSALLNYENLPSLPPVWEYRALQREEEEEQDEDEEDDEYEEEEEDDFDEYEYSEGPTTPNGYHQDAGGGGGIHRDALQNYVNTEQLQPPPHLHHTCPPHAQPSERGGRVFNFDFRRQRAGRGTVGSAPCEQHGRHLPPPPSRQLNYIQVDLEAGASSCPGHGGGGAKVPQRPPPMKRGMAAAVMPPSRHGECYAVIDLQKTAAMSNLQKALPRDDGTSRKTRHNSTDLPL, from the exons ATGGGGAGCTGTTGGAGCTGTCTATACAGAGACGCCATCCAAGACAACCACCCCACCAAATTCAAG GTGACTAATGTGGATGATGAAGGGAATGAGCTGGGATCGGGGACGATGGAGCTCACCCAAACAGAGCTCATCCTGCACACTCGCAAACGTGATGCTATCCGGTGGCCGTACCTCTGCCTGCGCCGCTATGGGTACGATTCCAACCTGTTCTCATTCGAGAGCGGTCGGCGCTGTCAGACGGGCCAGG GGATCTTTGCGTTCAAGTGCTCTCGTGCAGAGGAGATCTTTAACCTGCTGCAGGAGCTGATGCAGTGTAACAGCATTAATGTTGTGGAGGAACCCATGATCATGACTCGACCCGGTCACACCCCTGAGATGGAAATGCCTCGAACCCCACAAACACCCAACA CTCCTGGCTTTCCAGTGCAGGGTTTTCCTAACGGATACCCTGGGTACCCAATCAGTGCTGAGTCTTCACAGCCTTCCCTCAATGATGACCACAGACATAGCCTCATGGGGATTGACGACCAG acacacacatatgtgAACACAGTGAGTATGGAAAGCGAGCTCTCAAGCCGCCTCTGCATGCGGCCCCTGCCAGAGGTTCGACCCCCACCCTTCACTGAGTCCTCCACCACACCTGGCCAACCCAGCGTGCATTGCTGCTCCGCTGACTCTCACAAGGACCCTCAGCTGTTTCTCCAGCCTGGAGCTCAGGAGGTAAAGTTTATGCTGGGGCCGACTCCGGCACAGCGCCACCTGATGGAGCGAGATAGAGACCGTCATGTCGCACACCCGCTTCGAGCACCTGCTGGCAGCTCTGAAACTGAGGGAGAGGAGGCTCCACCCCTTCACATGTGTAACCCACACTCCTACCACCATTATCACCATCATATGCACCGGCACTCCGGCATGGAGTCGTGTCCAAGTAGCCAACTAACATATGAGAACATTAATGGGCTGCGTGGCCCTCGGAGGCAGAGGCTGAGCCCCAGCAGTGCCTCCCAGTCGCAGTCTGTAGGCtctagcagcagcagcagcacgaCAGGTGAAACACACCCTCACGCGCACCCCCACtcactaccactgtcccacacaCACGCCTCCTCACTGCCCCCACAGGGCTACGGAGGAGGGCATCGCCGATCAGCGCTGCTTAACTATGAGAACCTCCCATCACTGCCGCCTGTTTGGGAGTACCGAGCGCTTCAGCGTGAAGAAGAGGAGGAGCAGGATGAAGATGAGGAAGATGATGAGTAtgaggaggaagaagaggatgaCTTTGATGAGTATGAGTACTCAGAGGGACCGACAACCCCAAATGGATATCATCAGGATGCTGGTGGCGGTGGTGGGATTCATCGCGATGCTCTGCAAAACTACGTCAACACAGAACAG CTTCAGCCTCCACCCCATCTACATCACACATGCCCTCCCCATGCCCAGCCCTCCGAGAGGGGTGGTCGGGTTTTCAACTTTGATTTCCGCCGACAGCGGGCAGGCCGTGGCACAGTTGGCAGCGCTCCCTGTGAGCAGCATGGTCGCCACCTGCCTCCTCCACCCTCTCGCCAGCTCAACTACATCCAGGTGGACTTGGAAGCTGGAGCCTCCAGTTGCCCGGGACATGGAGGGGGTGGAGCCAAAGTGCCACAGAGACCGCCTCCGATGAAGCGTGGCATGGCCGCAGCGGTGATGCCTCCCTCCCGGCACGGTGAGTGCTACGCTGTGATCGACCTACAGAAAACCGCTGCCATGTCAAACCTTCAGAAAGCGCTGCCTCGTGATGACGGAACGTCCCGAAAAACCCGCCACAACAGCACCGACCTGCCTCTGTGA